One region of Candidatus Omnitrophota bacterium genomic DNA includes:
- a CDS encoding PilZ domain-containing protein has product MSEKRKFMRFDVAVEVEYMVPGNGAPIEGISVTRNLSREGMQIAVNSKLVPGTELEIKLRIPEDMAPVYAKGDLVWVEKSEIKTESSAGVKFSQMSPFDRNRILDHVYKEWVEEQIGQNAAQPRNK; this is encoded by the coding sequence ATGAGTGAGAAACGGAAATTCATGCGTTTTGATGTAGCCGTTGAAGTGGAGTATATGGTTCCCGGAAATGGCGCCCCGATAGAAGGCATCTCCGTTACGCGCAACCTGAGCCGCGAAGGGATGCAGATCGCAGTAAACAGCAAACTCGTTCCGGGCACTGAATTAGAGATCAAGTTGAGGATCCCCGAGGATATGGCTCCTGTGTACGCGAAAGGAGACCTTGTCTGGGTGGAAAAATCAGAGATCAAGACCGAATCATCCGCCGGCGTGAAATTCTCCCAGATGTCGCCTTTTGACAGGAACCGCATACTGGACCACGTTTATAAAGAATGGGTGGAAGAGCAGATCGGCCAGAACGCAGCACAACCGCGGAACAAGTAA
- a CDS encoding PilZ domain-containing protein yields MSRPKSERRKHPRVDEKVPLKIKDEGFDTISVTKNISCSGVFCQVDGYFPLLSKVKIVLLLPSEEKSKAHPIHIEGVVVRSEPVKSPSNPNCRNIGVFFNRIKKQDMLKITGYINSILAKRMVIIN; encoded by the coding sequence ATGTCAAGGCCAAAGTCCGAAAGAAGAAAACATCCGCGTGTCGATGAGAAAGTGCCTCTAAAGATAAAAGATGAAGGCTTCGACACGATAAGCGTAACAAAAAATATCAGTTGTTCAGGCGTTTTTTGCCAGGTTGACGGTTATTTCCCGCTTTTATCAAAAGTCAAGATCGTGCTCCTGCTCCCTTCCGAAGAAAAATCAAAGGCGCATCCCATACATATAGAGGGCGTTGTCGTCCGTTCGGAACCGGTAAAATCCCCGTCGAATCCCAATTGCAGGAACATAGGCGTCTTCTTCAACAGGATAAAGAAACAGGATATGCTGAAGATAACCGGCTATATCAATTCCATCCTGGCCAAGAGGATGGTAATAATAAATTAA
- a CDS encoding site-2 protease family protein: MDSFLANFAVTVLDLVIIIPIFLFAMIIHEIAHGWVAYKLGDPTAKFSGRLTLNPVSHIDPIGTILLPITLMIMGSPVVFGWAKPVPINFMGLRNPKKDIAWVGAAGPLANVMLAFALVAAYRLFPFLHEPLLKGLMFYAISINLILAAFNLIPIPPLDGSRILFSFLPPRMAMSYMSIEPYGFMILFVMLWMGFLNWFVNPILFALSRIIGF; the protein is encoded by the coding sequence ATGGATAGTTTTTTAGCAAATTTTGCCGTAACCGTCCTGGATCTTGTTATAATAATCCCGATATTCCTGTTTGCCATGATAATCCATGAGATCGCCCACGGATGGGTAGCTTATAAGTTAGGCGACCCGACGGCGAAATTTTCCGGAAGATTGACCCTCAACCCCGTTTCTCATATCGACCCTATCGGCACTATATTATTACCGATCACCCTGATGATTATGGGATCGCCGGTCGTATTCGGATGGGCCAAGCCGGTCCCGATAAATTTCATGGGGCTTCGCAATCCGAAGAAAGATATCGCGTGGGTCGGCGCAGCCGGCCCTTTAGCTAATGTCATGTTAGCCTTTGCGCTTGTGGCGGCTTACCGGCTGTTCCCTTTTTTGCATGAGCCGTTATTAAAAGGCCTTATGTTTTACGCGATAAGCATAAACCTGATCCTGGCGGCGTTCAACCTTATACCGATCCCGCCCCTCGACGGTTCGAGGATCCTATTCAGCTTCCTGCCGCCGAGGATGGCGATGAGCTATATGAGCATAGAGCCGTACGGCTTTATGATACTCTTTGTAATGCTGTGGATGGGTTTTTTAAATTGGTTCGTTAATCCTATTTTATTTGCGCTCTCAAGGATCATAGGGTTTTAA
- a CDS encoding sugar phosphate isomerase/epimerase — protein sequence MRITKEKVYFHVPYRILLSSLDWIAQIGVNCEIYANGEALDDYTDDEIDKINGVFESRGIKKIVHGPFLDLNPGSTDPKIRDLTYGRFISALDFCEKLRANHIVLHTGLDPIFYKGASRFFLDLSIPVWKEAMKAAESRKIVIAIENSVDPDPEVVVGLLKGINSPSVEACFDAGHYYAFGKMSPFDALKWYPDGSIGELHLSDNKGDFDTHLPLGDGDLDFKRLLIEAWKKGREPIITSEPHCKEHIERNLKYLLSLGL from the coding sequence ATGAGGATAACCAAGGAGAAGGTCTACTTCCACGTGCCTTACAGGATACTCTTAAGCAGCCTCGACTGGATAGCGCAGATCGGGGTGAATTGCGAGATATACGCCAACGGAGAGGCCCTGGACGATTATACCGATGATGAGATAGATAAAATAAACGGCGTCTTTGAAAGCCGCGGGATAAAAAAAATAGTGCACGGCCCGTTCCTGGACCTTAATCCCGGAAGCACGGATCCCAAGATAAGGGACCTGACCTACGGACGTTTTATATCGGCGCTTGATTTTTGCGAGAAACTGAGGGCCAACCATATCGTATTGCACACCGGGCTCGACCCCATCTTTTACAAAGGCGCCTCGCGCTTTTTCCTCGACCTCAGCATCCCGGTCTGGAAGGAGGCGATGAAAGCCGCCGAATCAAGGAAGATAGTCATAGCCATAGAAAATTCCGTAGACCCGGATCCCGAAGTGGTTGTGGGGCTGCTGAAAGGGATCAACTCCCCGTCTGTGGAGGCGTGCTTTGACGCCGGCCATTATTACGCGTTCGGAAAGATGTCCCCGTTCGACGCCTTGAAATGGTACCCGGACGGGTCGATAGGCGAATTGCATCTTTCCGACAACAAAGGCGATTTCGATACCCATCTGCCGCTTGGGGACGGTGACCTGGATTTCAAGAGGCTGCTGATCGAGGCCTGGAAGAAAGGCAGGGAGCCGATCATAACTTCCGAGCCCCATTGCAAGGAACATATAGAAAGAAACCTCAAATACCTGCTTTCACTGGGCCTTTAG
- a CDS encoding cold shock domain-containing protein, giving the protein MADELTGVVKWFSNQKGYGFITPDNGGKDVFVHHSAIIGEGYKTLAEGQKVKFEIANTEKGDQASNVTKI; this is encoded by the coding sequence ATGGCAGACGAATTGACCGGAGTGGTAAAGTGGTTCTCGAACCAGAAGGGCTACGGTTTCATAACTCCGGATAACGGGGGTAAGGATGTCTTTGTCCATCATTCTGCGATAATCGGCGAAGGTTATAAGACTTTAGCCGAGGGGCAGAAGGTGAAATTCGAGATAGCGAACACCGAAAAAGGCGATCAGGCGTCCAACGTAACGAAGATCTAA
- a CDS encoding AAA family ATPase encodes MYESFFGLKERPFNVTADPNFLFFSKKHREAFDHLIYGIKERKGFLEITGEIGTGKTTLCRALLGQLDKNTKTAFILNSNLPEMQLLLAIVTDLGLAAKPKTKISLLTELNKFLIAELKAGSNVVLIIDEAQNLKAAQLEQIRLLSNLETDKEKLIQIVLVGQPQLKEKLDSPELEQLRQRIAVRYHILPLDRTEVGDYIYHRLRVAGADGNLTFEPDALGEIYEYSSGVPRLINLICDRVLLLGFSMETKTMTLDMIKRSVEEIEGYVKI; translated from the coding sequence GTGTATGAAAGTTTTTTTGGCCTAAAAGAAAGACCTTTCAACGTAACCGCCGACCCTAATTTCCTTTTTTTCAGCAAGAAGCACCGCGAAGCCTTCGACCATCTCATCTACGGCATAAAAGAAAGAAAGGGATTCCTTGAGATAACCGGCGAGATCGGCACAGGCAAGACCACCCTTTGCCGCGCCCTCTTGGGCCAGCTCGACAAAAATACGAAGACCGCCTTTATCCTTAACTCAAACCTTCCGGAGATGCAGCTCTTACTGGCCATAGTCACCGATCTGGGCCTCGCGGCAAAGCCAAAGACCAAGATAAGCCTCCTTACCGAGCTCAACAAGTTCCTGATCGCGGAACTTAAAGCCGGCTCTAATGTGGTCCTTATCATCGATGAGGCGCAAAATCTCAAGGCGGCCCAATTGGAACAGATAAGGCTCCTTTCCAACCTCGAGACCGACAAGGAAAAACTGATCCAGATAGTCCTCGTCGGCCAACCGCAGCTGAAGGAAAAGCTCGACTCCCCCGAGTTGGAACAGCTTAGGCAGAGGATCGCAGTAAGGTATCATATCCTTCCCCTGGACAGGACCGAAGTGGGGGATTATATTTACCACCGCCTGCGGGTCGCGGGCGCCGACGGGAACTTAACATTCGAGCCGGATGCCCTGGGAGAGATCTACGAATACTCCTCAGGCGTGCCGAGACTGATAAACCTCATCTGCGACAGGGTGTTACTTCTGGGATTCTCCATGGAGACAAAGACAATGACTCTGGACATGATAAAGCGTTCCGTTGAAGAGATCGAGGGGTATGTAAAAATATGA
- a CDS encoding flavin reductase family protein translates to MAKKEIKGDVALFPLPVVLVTCVGKNGKPNIITLAWAGVVCSEPPMVSISIRPHRHSHPLIKETGEFTVNIPTSDIMKETDICGMVSGRDTDKFALTKLTPEPATHVKSPLIKECPVNLECKVKSAMLLGTHEVFLAEVVAVHIDESVMTETGRIDYAKAKPFSYNWGEYWSVKEKIGHYGCSKK, encoded by the coding sequence ATGGCTAAAAAAGAGATCAAAGGCGATGTGGCGCTCTTCCCGTTGCCGGTCGTCCTTGTTACCTGCGTCGGAAAGAACGGCAAGCCGAATATCATAACTTTGGCGTGGGCCGGCGTCGTCTGCTCGGAACCGCCGATGGTCTCCATCTCTATAAGGCCTCACCGCCACTCCCACCCGCTGATAAAAGAAACGGGGGAATTTACGGTGAATATCCCCACTTCCGATATAATGAAAGAGACCGATATCTGCGGGATGGTTTCCGGGCGGGACACGGATAAGTTTGCCCTGACGAAGCTTACCCCGGAACCGGCCACGCACGTCAAGTCCCCGCTCATAAAAGAGTGCCCTGTAAACCTCGAATGCAAAGTGAAGAGCGCGATGCTTCTCGGAACGCACGAGGTGTTCCTGGCCGAGGTCGTCGCCGTCCACATAGACGAGTCGGTGATGACGGAGACGGGGAGGATCGATTACGCCAAGGCCAAACCTTTCTCGTATAATTGGGGCGAATACTGGAGCGTTAAAGAGAAAATAGGACACTACGGATGCTCGAAAAAATAA
- a CDS encoding lysophospholipid acyltransferase family protein, with protein MICRIFFCLKVKGVENIPAEGKVIIAANHSSYLDPVAIAAVVPRQIKWIVRKDVYDVWWLRPLFASTGMIRENGSVGKAIDLLGKGEALGVFPEGSRSYDGRLGAGRRGAAIMALRSGAPVVPCAVKGAFKAYPRNSVLPRPCPVEIIIGKAIEPGRMDEPDDRTVDSLLAGIMTAIQSLMGQ; from the coding sequence TTGATCTGCAGGATTTTTTTCTGCCTGAAAGTCAAAGGCGTAGAGAATATCCCTGCCGAAGGCAAAGTCATAATAGCCGCCAATCACTCCAGCTACCTGGATCCCGTCGCGATCGCAGCCGTTGTCCCCAGGCAGATAAAATGGATAGTCCGGAAAGACGTCTATGATGTTTGGTGGCTGAGGCCTTTGTTCGCTTCGACAGGCATGATAAGGGAGAACGGTTCGGTCGGGAAGGCCATAGACCTGCTCGGGAAAGGCGAGGCTTTAGGAGTATTCCCGGAGGGGTCCAGGAGTTACGACGGAAGGCTCGGCGCGGGCAGGAGAGGCGCGGCCATTATGGCGTTAAGATCGGGCGCACCGGTCGTACCGTGCGCGGTCAAGGGCGCTTTCAAGGCCTATCCGCGCAATTCCGTATTGCCGAGGCCCTGTCCCGTAGAAATAATAATAGGAAAAGCTATCGAACCGGGTAGGATGGATGAGCCGGACGACCGGACGGTAGATTCTTTACTGGCAGGGATAATGACGGCGATCCAGTCGCTGATGGGGCAATAG
- the aroB gene encoding 3-dehydroquinate synthase, protein MASIPVRLGERSYIIAIEKTLGKLPRELRRLDPGTDAAVITNAKVKSLFGKKVGGSLKGSGLRVKFLVVPDSEKAKSLKEAMRLLASLSRMDGKGKRLCAVALGGGVVGDLGGFAASAYKRGIPYIQVPTTLLAQVDSSIGGKVAVDLPEGKNLVGSFYQPKLVYSNISFLRDLSGRDFASGMAEVIKYAVIKDRALFVYLERNRRKIIRRDAGTLLEIVKRCAKIKAGIVSKDEKEKKSIRTILNYGHTIGHAVETAHGYSGAYSHGEAVGLGMIAAARMSQRLGIFPAAGVSRIERLIGSFGLPVNLEKTDTAKIMGSLSRDKKFIRGVNRFVLPVKIGRVVVREAIPEPLIREEIKKLYR, encoded by the coding sequence ATGGCTTCAATACCGGTCCGCCTTGGCGAGCGCAGCTATATTATCGCCATCGAAAAGACTCTTGGAAAGCTGCCGCGGGAATTAAGAAGGCTTGATCCCGGGACAGACGCGGCAGTCATCACGAATGCGAAGGTCAAGTCCCTTTTCGGAAAGAAGGTCGGAGGTTCCCTTAAGGGGTCCGGCCTCAGGGTGAAATTCCTGGTTGTCCCCGATTCGGAAAAGGCCAAGTCGCTTAAAGAGGCGATGAGGCTTTTGGCGTCGCTTTCCAGGATGGACGGCAAAGGCAAGAGGCTGTGCGCCGTCGCGCTGGGAGGCGGAGTGGTGGGGGACCTCGGGGGTTTCGCGGCATCCGCGTATAAACGGGGGATACCGTATATCCAGGTCCCGACGACATTGCTTGCCCAAGTAGACTCATCGATCGGCGGAAAAGTAGCGGTGGACCTGCCCGAGGGCAAGAACCTAGTAGGCTCATTCTATCAACCCAAACTCGTATACAGCAATATATCTTTCCTCAGGGACCTTTCGGGCCGCGATTTCGCCTCAGGCATGGCCGAGGTCATCAAATACGCCGTCATAAAAGACAGGGCGCTCTTCGTTTATCTCGAACGCAACAGGCGGAAGATAATAAGGCGGGACGCCGGCACGCTCCTGGAAATAGTAAAGAGGTGCGCGAAGATAAAAGCCGGGATAGTATCGAAGGACGAAAAGGAAAAGAAGTCTATAAGGACAATTTTGAATTACGGCCATACGATAGGGCATGCCGTCGAGACGGCGCACGGATATTCCGGCGCCTATTCGCACGGCGAGGCGGTAGGATTGGGGATGATAGCCGCTGCGCGCATGTCGCAGAGATTGGGGATATTCCCGGCTGCGGGCGTCTCAAGGATAGAAAGGTTGATCGGCAGTTTCGGCCTCCCGGTAAACCTGGAGAAGACCGACACGGCAAAGATCATGGGTTCCCTGTCGCGCGATAAGAAATTCATCCGTGGAGTGAACAGGTTCGTCCTCCCGGTAAAAATAGGCAGGGTCGTAGTCAGGGAGGCGATCCCCGAACCGTTAATACGCGAAGAGATCAAAAAATTATACCGTTGA
- a CDS encoding GNAT family N-acetyltransferase codes for MQIRPIQSRDQKQVKELISGILSKEFEYGHNAYPYGDLDSIDKVYGGKREQFFVIEDNAGIAGTVGIKEESKNTAIIRRLFVNPSFRKKGFGGLLIDRALDFCKEKGYREAVFHAATTMKSAIKLCRSRGFKEDQKLVSGGIDIIKFVVTF; via the coding sequence ATGCAGATCAGACCGATACAATCCAGGGACCAGAAGCAGGTAAAGGAGTTGATCAGCGGCATACTCTCCAAAGAGTTCGAGTATGGGCATAACGCTTATCCTTACGGCGATCTCGATTCGATAGATAAGGTCTACGGCGGAAAGAGGGAGCAATTTTTCGTGATAGAGGATAACGCCGGCATAGCCGGGACCGTCGGGATCAAGGAGGAGTCGAAAAATACCGCCATCATAAGGCGGCTCTTTGTCAATCCTTCTTTCAGGAAGAAAGGATTCGGAGGCCTCCTTATAGACAGGGCCCTGGATTTTTGCAAAGAAAAAGGTTATCGCGAAGCGGTCTTCCACGCCGCGACAACTATGAAGAGCGCGATCAAATTGTGCAGGAGCAGGGGTTTCAAGGAGGACCAGAAGCTCGTCTCCGGCGGCATCGACATAATAAAATTTGTAGTCACTTTCTGA
- the rnc gene encoding ribonuclease III, translating to MADKSRSSELKKFERRIKYVFRNKRLLAQALVHRSYAYEHAGGKGSDNERLEFLGDAVLGLVISGTIFKRFPDFLEGEMTRIRSALVSRPTLEGLARKLGLGGMILLGKGEAASGGAEQSRNLVGAYEAVIGSIYIDGGFKKAGKFIEGQFKAELKRISEGGTTKDYKSVLQEYTSKAYKATPKYMVISEEGPEHRKHFEVAVLFGGMARGRGEGKNKKSAEQDAAYKALFNEGLLDKMAEEK from the coding sequence ATGGCAGATAAATCAAGGTCATCCGAACTTAAAAAATTTGAACGGCGGATAAAGTATGTGTTCAGGAATAAGCGGCTCCTGGCGCAAGCGCTTGTACACCGTTCATACGCTTATGAGCATGCCGGAGGGAAGGGGTCCGATAACGAGAGGCTTGAGTTCCTCGGTGACGCGGTCCTCGGGTTAGTGATAAGCGGTACTATCTTCAAACGGTTCCCGGATTTTCTCGAGGGAGAGATGACCCGGATACGGTCGGCGCTCGTAAGCCGCCCGACGCTGGAAGGCCTGGCCAGGAAGCTCGGGCTCGGAGGGATGATCCTGCTCGGAAAAGGAGAAGCGGCGAGCGGCGGCGCCGAACAGTCGAGGAACCTTGTGGGCGCGTATGAGGCCGTGATAGGGTCCATCTATATCGACGGGGGCTTCAAAAAAGCCGGAAAATTCATCGAGGGCCAATTTAAGGCGGAATTGAAGAGGATCTCGGAAGGCGGCACCACTAAAGATTACAAATCTGTCCTCCAGGAATATACTTCGAAAGCCTACAAGGCCACCCCAAAATATATGGTCATATCCGAAGAAGGGCCCGAGCACAGGAAACATTTCGAGGTCGCGGTCCTCTTTGGCGGGATGGCGCGCGGAAGAGGGGAAGGGAAGAACAAAAAATCGGCGGAACAGGACGCCGCCTATAAAGCGCTTTTTAATGAGGGCTTGCTTGACAAAATGGCTGAGGAGAAGTAA
- a CDS encoding diguanylate cyclase, producing the protein MGEKDIQDQFFDIIEFLPDATFVIDSNRKVIAWNKAIEEMTGVAKSEVIGKGDYAYAVPFYGDRRPVLVDLIFKSSREIESKYDYLKREGNVLYTEVFLPSLNHGKGIFVWAKASPLYDRSGNLTGAIESIRDITEQKLAKENLGKLNEELTKSNRIFKQLALKDSHTGLYNHRYLGEVIEAEFFRAKRYAHPLSAILTDIDYFKSINDVYGHQFGDVILKQFARQLKMAVRQYDIVVRTGGEEFVVLSPATDRADAVALAERILEVISLYDFGDESHKVKLKISVAVASYPEDKISKGMDLIDLADHILVKVKDFGGNRVYSSSDLKRQDKGSSPGETEKMADVKSLKKELEKLTRQANQGLIESIFAFAKTIELKDHYTGEHVEKTVHYATEVARELNLPNDEVDKIRKASILHDLGKIGISENILLKKGKLTKKEFDEIRKHPQIAVDILRPIQSLQGVIPMIYYHHERWDGGGYLNGLKGDEIPIGARIIAVSDVYEALTSDRPYRKAFSRDEAIKMVRESSGTQFDPKVVDAFLKVLQQEK; encoded by the coding sequence ATGGGAGAAAAAGACATCCAGGACCAATTTTTTGATATTATTGAATTTCTTCCAGATGCAACCTTCGTCATAGATAGCAACCGAAAGGTCATCGCCTGGAACAAGGCCATTGAGGAGATGACGGGTGTTGCTAAGAGCGAAGTCATCGGCAAGGGAGATTATGCCTACGCCGTCCCTTTTTACGGGGACAGAAGGCCTGTCCTCGTCGATCTCATCTTCAAATCCAGCCGCGAGATCGAAAGTAAATACGATTATTTAAAACGTGAAGGTAACGTGCTGTACACCGAGGTTTTTTTGCCGTCCCTGAACCACGGCAAAGGGATCTTTGTCTGGGCCAAGGCCTCGCCGCTTTACGACAGGTCAGGCAATCTTACCGGCGCCATAGAATCTATCCGGGATATAACCGAACAAAAACTCGCCAAAGAGAACCTTGGGAAGCTCAATGAGGAGCTCACCAAATCCAACAGGATCTTCAAGCAGCTCGCCCTCAAGGATTCGCACACCGGCCTTTACAACCACCGTTATTTAGGCGAAGTCATCGAGGCCGAATTCTTCCGTGCCAAGAGATATGCTCACCCACTTTCGGCGATACTTACGGACATAGACTATTTTAAGTCTATAAACGACGTCTATGGCCACCAGTTCGGGGATGTTATACTTAAGCAATTCGCGCGGCAACTCAAGATGGCGGTCCGCCAGTATGACATAGTGGTGCGCACGGGAGGAGAGGAATTTGTGGTATTATCTCCCGCTACCGACAGGGCAGACGCCGTGGCTCTTGCCGAAAGGATCCTCGAAGTCATCAGCCTCTACGATTTCGGGGATGAGTCGCATAAAGTAAAACTCAAGATAAGCGTCGCAGTGGCGTCGTATCCCGAAGATAAGATATCAAAAGGGATGGACCTCATTGACCTGGCGGACCACATATTGGTCAAGGTCAAGGACTTCGGGGGGAACAGGGTCTATTCGTCATCCGACCTGAAGAGGCAGGATAAGGGCAGTTCTCCCGGCGAAACCGAAAAGATGGCCGATGTCAAGTCGCTGAAGAAGGAATTGGAGAAGTTGACCAGGCAGGCGAACCAGGGCCTGATAGAATCGATATTCGCTTTCGCCAAGACTATTGAACTCAAGGACCATTATACCGGCGAGCATGTAGAGAAGACCGTGCATTACGCTACCGAGGTCGCGCGCGAGCTCAACCTTCCAAATGATGAAGTGGACAAGATCAGGAAAGCTTCCATTTTACACGACCTCGGCAAGATAGGCATAAGCGAGAATATCCTCCTTAAAAAAGGGAAGTTGACGAAAAAGGAATTCGATGAGATAAGGAAGCACCCCCAGATCGCGGTGGACATATTAAGGCCCATCCAATCGCTCCAGGGCGTTATCCCCATGATATACTATCACCATGAGAGATGGGACGGCGGCGGATACCTGAACGGGCTGAAGGGCGATGAGATACCTATCGGGGCCCGGATAATCGCTGTCTCCGATGTCTACGAGGCGCTGACCTCTGACCGCCCCTACCGCAAGGCCTTTTCGAGAGATGAAGCGATAAAGATGGTGAGGGAGAGTTCCGGCACACAGTTCGACCCGAAGGTGGTGGACGCTTTCTTGAAGGTCCTCCAACAGGAAAAATAG
- a CDS encoding potassium channel family protein → MLEKIIFQIDRISEKASVIFDFFGARTKALFFGHFGTRLTYRREMVAALMVLAAVLIFFAPRGWLIWLGIAAMMAGMFLWLIIIFSWTLDPLIDYKIRIHKIKSWGERLLKYLSGEFKDLENRHHMEAYAWGKLAYFEELKSEVDNFSKTNLLQKFLGRFFSTFMFLILGYAFIYYGLHKITNSSFVSAAELGGFGRFGSIADFIYYSAITIATVGYGDIYPVHILAKFFVLTEVLYGALLIIFLIASFTAISIPLTSERQKALLGEIEKEIKNIEKVFADIKQLSGGD, encoded by the coding sequence ATGCTCGAAAAAATAATATTCCAAATCGACAGGATCTCCGAGAAGGCCAGCGTTATCTTTGATTTTTTCGGCGCGCGGACAAAGGCCCTCTTCTTCGGGCATTTCGGGACAAGGCTTACGTACAGGCGCGAGATGGTGGCCGCGCTAATGGTCCTGGCGGCCGTCCTTATCTTCTTCGCCCCCCGGGGCTGGCTTATCTGGCTGGGGATCGCGGCGATGATGGCCGGCATGTTCCTCTGGCTCATAATCATCTTCTCCTGGACCCTCGATCCGTTGATAGATTACAAGATACGCATCCATAAGATAAAAAGCTGGGGTGAGAGGCTGCTTAAATACCTGAGCGGCGAATTCAAGGATCTGGAGAACAGGCACCATATGGAGGCATACGCCTGGGGCAAACTCGCTTACTTCGAGGAGCTAAAGAGCGAGGTTGATAATTTCTCGAAGACCAACCTGCTCCAGAAGTTCCTGGGGAGGTTCTTTTCGACCTTCATGTTCCTGATACTCGGTTACGCCTTCATATATTACGGCCTCCATAAGATAACAAATTCAAGTTTCGTTTCGGCCGCGGAACTGGGCGGGTTCGGCCGTTTCGGCTCGATAGCGGATTTTATATATTACAGCGCGATCACTATCGCCACAGTCGGATACGGGGACATCTATCCGGTACATATCCTGGCAAAGTTCTTCGTCTTGACTGAAGTCCTCTACGGCGCGCTCCTGATCATCTTCCTGATAGCATCTTTTACCGCTATATCTATTCCTCTTACCTCGGAAAGGCAGAAGGCGCTGCTCGGCGAGATCGAGAAGGAGATAAAGAACATCGAAAAGGTCTTTGCCGATATCAAACAATTAAGCGGAGGCGACTGA
- a CDS encoding PilZ domain-containing protein, translating into MGWGGIDTRRGARVVFECVVIVKKKETSLVFRTQTENISTGGICVILEKGLLRNTPVDVEIFLADDPVPLACGGKVAWVMRRNEYAKKKPSQFDTGIEFTDITDEDKGRIKRIIEELLEY; encoded by the coding sequence ATGGGCTGGGGCGGAATCGATACCAGAAGAGGCGCGCGGGTCGTCTTCGAATGCGTGGTCATCGTCAAGAAAAAAGAGACCAGCCTTGTCTTCAGGACCCAGACCGAGAACATCTCTACCGGCGGGATCTGTGTCATACTCGAGAAAGGGTTATTGAGGAATACCCCGGTTGACGTAGAAATTTTTCTCGCCGATGACCCTGTCCCGTTAGCATGCGGCGGCAAAGTCGCATGGGTCATGCGGCGCAACGAATACGCAAAGAAGAAACCCTCGCAGTTTGATACGGGAATAGAGTTTACCGATATCACGGACGAGGATAAAGGGCGTATAAAGCGGATCATCGAGGAGTTGCTGGAATATTAG